The genomic region TGAGGTCTCTTATACATACAACCAGCCTGGAACATACCTGGTTTACGCGGTTGAATACCTCAATGGGAAACCTGTACAAAACACAAGTACCTCTCTTCTACAGATTCAGGTTCTAGGCGTCCTAAACTCCACTGCGACCCAATTTCTCTCTATTCCGGTAATCTCCTTTGACACTGCCAAGAACCCCTCAGCACCTATTGTTCAAGCTGGAACCCCAGTGTTTTTCTACGGCGGTTATCTACAACCCCCCTCCGGACAAAACATAACCATCTCAAAGTACATATGGAACTTTGGAAATGGCCAGACCCTCACCGTGAATGCTAATTCTTCGACCTTAGACCCTGAGATCAACCCTGTCAACACCACCTACACTACCCCAGGTCTCTACACGGTTACCCTTACCCTAGTTACTCAGAACACTTCCTCTGGTACTACATACGAGTACACCACATATCAATCAATAGCAGTCACAGGTTCAGGTGTCTCCTTTGCCCTTAAACTCTTTAATGGTACCGTGCCAAATCCAGGTGTTATAACAGTTGCTGAAAACGTACCAGGAGGTCCTTATTCCTTCGATCCTCAGATTGACTATGAGAGCGTCGGATTTGAAGTGGTATCAAATATTTTCATGACACTCGTACTGTACAACGGCTCTAGCACAACTTCCTTTATACCCTTTGCTGCCACAGAAATTCCCACGGTGCAAAACGGAGGAATCCAGGACAACTACACAGTATACACATTCCACATCAGGAGTGGACTCCATTTCAGCAACGGTGATAATCTAACCGCCTACGATGTCTGGTACTCCACGATAAGGGCCTTACTCTTCGTTGGAGGATCTCCAGGCACTCCTGATTGGATCTTGGCCCAATATCTAGTACCAGGAGCTACCATAGGCGTACCCATAGTCACATCGTCCAACATGAATCAGACCTTCCAGGAAATCATGAACGCTGTTACCTACAATAACCAAACCAACACAGTCACGTTCCATCTAGTTAAGCCCACTCCACCTCAGTTATTCTTCACTGCGGTGGCTGACCCACTAGGCTCAGGTATAGTTGATGCCAAGTGGCTAGAACAGGTAGGTGCTGGGATCACATTCACACCCCAAGGGTTCCTTCAATATGAACAATACGCAAACGAGGGTAACTATAACACACAGGTTCAGAATAATCCCGTCGCATCCGGTCCCTACATGATAAAGACCTATGTCCCTGGACAATACATTGTTCTAGTACCAAACCCATACTTCCATGGTGTTCCTGGAGTTCCTGCACCTAATGACACTGTCATCATCAACTGGGTCAAGGATCCGCAGACTGCTTACGAATTATTCACTTCCGGAAAGGCTGACATAGTCACAGAGCTTCCTACCAACTACTTCCCCTCCCTGAAACAGCTTGAGGCCCAAGGACAGGCTAACATTTATCAGTTCCCGACTCTGTCCGAGTTCTTCTTCGTATTTAACATCAATATCAGCAACTCAAGCCTTAAGACCTTGGGATCTCAGTATCATATTCCCTCAGATTACTTTGCGAACTTATACGTGAGAGAAGCCTTCGCGTATGCCTTCAATTACACAAACTACATTGACAATATAGTAGGGAACGAGAAGTACGGGTTTGATTTCGCATCGCCCTACGCCGGCGTAATAATACCGGGTTTACCCTACTACGTGCCACCCAGCGAGCTAAGTAATGTACCGACTTTCAATTTAACATATGCTAAGGAGCTGCTAATCAAGTCTGGCATGTATAATGTATCAATTAATATTCCAATAATAGTCTCATCAGGAGACACTGTAGATTACGCGGCAGCCCAAATGTGGGCACAGGCGCTAAACCAGATAGATCCCAACATACAGGCCCAACCACTTTACCTACCGTTCTCTGAAATTATAGGTCTTGAAGTTCCTGGGCAAAACCCAATGCCCATCTATTACCTAGGATGGATAGCAGACTATCCATATCCCTCAGACTTCGTTAATGCCATGTACCTTGAGAACGGGACCTATCCAGCACCAGACGGATGGACAGTTCAATACCTGCAATCATTGGGTCACACTAACCAGGCCCGCCTATACCAAGAACTTAACACTTACATAGAGGAGGCCGACAACACTGCAAATGCGACTCAGGCAGCTTACTACTACAAACAGGCAGAACAGATAGCAATAGATCTGTATATGTACGTATATACCCAACAGCCCAACGCGTTCTGGGTTGTTAAGCCATACATGACAGGATATCAAGGTCATATTTCGTATGAAGAGAACCCCATGATTGGAGGGGCTGGAGACAGCCTATACTTCTGGTGGGTTAAGGGATAAGTTATTTTTTAATTTTATTTTCTTACTATTCTTAAGAGGTGATAATTATCAAACTATGGATGTTCGTTTTGAGAAGGATTGCTATCCTTATCCCGACATTGATCGGACTTACCCTTCTTGTGTTCGTACTAATCCATCTTCAGGGTAATAATTTAATTCTTTCTGAATATCTAAATCCTAGATTAACCGGTCAGGCAAGAGAACTCGCTATTCAAAGATTAACTCAAGAATTTCACCTGAATCAACCGGTGTATATACAGTACTTTTATTGGTTAGCGCAAGTTTTTAGCGGGAACTTTGGCTACACCAACACTCCCATATTTAGCGGACCAGTCTCGACTGCAATTGTACTTTTCCTCCCAAACACGGTAATATTATCCCTCTTTGCTGCCCTGCTGATCTGGCTGATTGGGATTCCCCTTGGCGTATTCTCGGCAGTGAATAGGGACTCGGCAGCTGATCAGGGAATAAGAGTTTTCTCCTTCACTCTCTACTCTATGCCAATTTACTTGATCGCTATTGCCCTAATCCTTATCCTTGGGGTGTATACGGGTATATTACCCTTCAGCGGAGAAGTCTCTCCTCAACTTGTTTCCGGTCTACCCTGGTACGTTAACGGAATATCTTATCCCACCCATGTCCTTCTAATTGACGCAATCATACACGGGGATTTCGCAGTAGCATGGAACGCATTCCTACATCTAATAATGCCAGCCCTTACATTAGCCTTGGCGGTTATGGCTGGGATTATCAGAATATTGAGAGCCAGCATGCTTGAAACTCTAGAGCAGGACTACATTAAACTGGCCAGAGCTAAGGGTGTGCCTGAAAAGGTCGTTAACAATCTTCACGCAAGAAAGAGCGCAATGCTTCCAGTAGTTACGTCGTTTGGATACACAGTCGCAGGGTTACTGGGAGGGGTAGTAGTGGTTGAGACGGTATTCGATTTTCCTGGAATCGGGTATTGGACAACGCAAGCATTGTTGAACGATGACGTAGGCGGCGTCATGGCATCAACCCTAATATTCGGTATAATACTGGTAGTAACGACTTTAGTGCTGGACATCATCTACGCAATCATAGATCCAAGGATTAGATATTGAGGTGAATCACATGGAAAAACAGATCCAAGAGGAAGAGGAGAAGAGATTTTACAACTTGAAATTATCATTAAAGGTCTTCTTTTCCAATAGGACCGCTGTAGCTGGCTTAATTATCTTCCTAGGTTATGTTGCTGACGCTCTACTGATGCAGTTTTACCCTGAGATTGTGGGCGTTAGAAATCCAAATACCTTGATTTACAACTTCATTAATCCTGTTCCCCAACCGCCTTCGGCTAAGTATCCCCTTGGAACAACTTATCCTGGTGTAAATCTACTGCAGGCAATAATGGAGGCCATAAGGATAGATCTAGGATTCTCGTTGCTGATTGTGGTTAGCGGTGCATTAATCGGAGCAGTCATAGGAGTACTAGCGGCGTACGTGGGAGGGTACTTGGATGAGGTTCTAATGAGAATCACTGATATTTTCTTTAGCGTACCCTTCCTAGTCTTGGCTCTCGCGGTAGGCTTTGTTCTAGGACGCAGTCTAAACAGCATGGTAATAGCACTGATCATAGTATGGTGGCCCATTTACGCTAGATATTCCAGGAGTCTTACTCTGAGCCTCAGGGAGAGCATGTTCATTGAGGCTGCTAAGGCGTCAGGTGCCAGTAACGCTAGAATTATGTTCAGGCATATCCTTCCCAACACCTTACCACCAATCCTAGTACAGATCTCGTTAGATCTAGGATCAGTTGTGGGCATATTCGCCACTCTCGCGTTTATAGGGTTCATCCCAAACGCAAACATACCTGAACTTGGATACCTGACAAGTTTAGGCCTAAACTACATACAATCTGCTCCCTGGACTGTGATATTTCCAGGATTAGCCATAACCTTATTCGCTCTCTCTGTGAATCTAATGGGAGATGGTCTTAGAGACGTCATAGATCCCAGGAGGAGAAGCTGATGTCTCAAGTAAAAACTAGGGAAAAGGTACTAGAGGTCCAGAACCTCAGGTTGAGCTTTTACACGAGAAGAGGAGTCTACAAGGCACTGAGGGGGCCTACCCTTAATCTCTACTCAGGAGAAGTACTTGGGATTGCAGGTGAAAGCGGATCTGGTAAATCCACACTGGGACTGGCAATAATGGGGCTTCTACCGAGAAACGCTAGGGTAGAGGATGGAACAGTTCTTCTAGATGGAATGGACATGATTAAGCCCCTAAGGGACTACGGTTCTCAAGGCTCTAGGTTTAGCGTAAAGAAAAATGAGAAAATTATCAAGAGGCTCAACAAGACACTCCAAACCGTAAGGGGAAAGAAGATATCCATGGTATTTCAGGAGCCGTTAACAGCACTTAACCCAGTACTGCCCGTTGGATATCAGATAGCTGAAGCCGTTTACTTCCACGATCCAGAAAGGCTAATCAGAAGGGCATTGAGCAGGCAGAAGGTTACTCATGAGGAACTTCGTGAGCTCTTGAACGTTCTTAAGGCTCAAGGAGAGGAGAGATTGCTAGAGGAAATTGAGAGGAAAGGCTTACAGGGATTAGATGAGCAAATTCTCTCCATCTGGAGACGCAGGGATATACATGAAGCCAGAAAAGAGAAAATGATCCTAAACCTAGCTAACGTAAAGTTATCCAGGACGGACTTGATGGGTATCTCCCTTTATCAAAGAAACATGGGGAAGTTTCCACTAGCGTCTAGGTTCGCAAAAAATGCACTAATTAGGGAAGGTTACAGACTAGCTGTCGAATTGTTAACATTTCTAGGTATACCTCACCCCGAGAAAGTAGTGAGACTATATCCTCACGAGTTATCAGGCGGAATGAGACAGAGGATAGTTATTGCTATAGCTCTTGCCAACAACCCGAAAGTCGTGATAATGGACGAACCCACAAGCGCCCTAGACGTCACAATACAGGCTCAGATCTTGGATCTGGTGAAGGATCTGAAATCCGATTTCAATACCTCATTCATATTTATATCCCATGACCTATCCGTCCTCGCTGAAGTTTCAGACAGAATTGGGATCATGTATGCTGGACAAATAGTCGAGATCGGTTCAGCAAAGGAAATCTTCCAGGAGCCTCTTCATCCTTACACTAAGATGCTGATGGAGGCCATACCAACCATGGATAAGACTGTCCTGAAAACAGTTCCAGGCTCAGTCCCAGACATGAGAAATCCACCTCCAGGTTGTGCCTTCTCACCAAGGTGTCCCTTTGCCATGGAGGAATGCAGGACAAACGAGCCAAGAATGGTGGAGGTAAATGATGAGCACTCCGTGGCGTGTTTCCTTGTGAGGAAGGGTGATAAGAAGTGATTGGGGCATTCAATCTAAAGAAATACTTTCCTGTGAGAGGTTCTGCCCTAAAGAGCCTCTACGTTAAGGCTGTAGATAATGTCTCCATAAAAGTAAACAGGGGTGAGGTCCTAGGAATAGTTGGGGAAAGTGGTTCAGGCAAATCGACCCTGGGAAGATTACTCATACGCTTACTAGAACCGACTGCCGGAGAGATACTCTTCGATGCACCAGAAGAAGAATTGAAAAGATACGAGGATGCTCTCCTAACTAACGACGAAAAAACCATGAAGGAGATATCTACCCGGTATTCCCTTCTATCGAAAAAGGGGTCAGAACTCAGAAAACTAAGAACAAGAATGAACATGGTTTTTCAGGATCCCTATTCGTCAATAGACCCCAGATATAGGATTCTTGACGTGATAATGGAGCCCATGATATCAACCGGATACCTTAAAGGGGAAGAAGCAAGGAGAAAGGTCTATGACCTTCTAGAGGAAGTTGGTCTACCTAGAAACTTTGCCATGAGATACCCGCACGAACTATCGGGAGGACAAAGACAAAGAGTTGCTATAGCCCGTGCTCTTGCCACCGATCCTGACCTACTCATTCTTGATGAACCCACAAGTGCCTTAGATGTATCGGTTCAAGCTCAGATACTGAACCTACTCAACGAGTTAAGGAGGAAGAAAAACATAACCATGGTCCTAATAACGCATAACATCGCTGTAGTAAGTTACATGGCAAATAGGGTTGCAGTCATGTACTCTGGACGACTTATGGAGATTGGGGATAAGGAGAGCGTATTAAACAACCCGAAGCACCCTTACACGATGGCACTTATCTCCTCTGTCCCAAGGCCTGAGCCAGGATCCACTAGAAAAAGAATAATTCTGAAGGGAGATCCACCCAACCTAATAAATCCACCAAGAGGATGCGTCTTTCACCCTAGATGTCCCATGGCATTTGAGAAGTGTGGATGGAGCGTCGACGAGATAATGGAAGATATGAACTACCTTCTACAAGGAAAGTATTATAACCTGTTTGAGAAGGCTAGCGTCATTATCGAGGGGACTAAGATGTACGTAAGAAACGCAAATATTGAACTGCTAAGGAAAGTCATTAATGAGGAAAAGGACAAAATAAGATCTCTTACCTCTATCGTAGATGTGACGGAAGACGGAGAAGTGAGGATATCTGAGTTCGAGGAACCTAAGCTCTTCAAGGAAAACGATAACAGGGAAGTAGCTTGCCTCCTTTTCAAGTAGCTAGGGTACAAGATACCCTGCTACCCTAGGTTTTCCCTGTTTTATGTTCACATTTAAAATCACTACCCTTTTAGGTATGGGAATAGGCTGATTAAGTATCACCCTGAATTCCTCTCCATTTCTTTGCAATGAACCAGTAACTGAGACGCCATACGCTACGAAATGAAACTGGCCCTCAGATGCCTGACTCCAAGGAAACATTGCCCCTTTACCTGTAAATTCTTTCTGAACCTTCAAGCCAGGTTTCACCATAAGGTATGAATCCTTTACCTCCTCTTCCTTTACGTTCCTCAATGCTAACCCAACCCTGACACCAGGACCCACGGCCTCCTGATCTTCATCCAAAACCTGAATACTCTTGACCTCGGTTTCCTTCATTGATGGAAGGAGTAATAGCTTGTCGTGGACCTTTATACCTGTCATGGAAAATCCAGTTACAACAACACCCACTCCCTTCACTACGAAGGCCTTGTCTATGTACACGACTCCACTATCTTCCATAACATTTTCCTCATCTGCGGGTTCCTGAACTATGGGTGAAGTTTCAAGAGAAGTACCCTTGAAAATCTTCCTAATTTCCGCCTCCTGTCTATTCGTTACAATGGAGGTAGGTAAGCCTGAGGCCGTGGATAGGAGAGCTAACTCGCCTTCAACCCAGGATAGATTTTCCCCTATATACACGAAGAGCTTGGAGGAAAGGGTTACTATCTCAGCAATGTTCAACACCTTTTCAGGGTATTCTGTAGACGATAGAACCGATCTAATATAATCTCCATTTCTCCTATAGAATATCCTTATTTTCCCATCTTCATGAAGTTTTCCCAATTTCTCAGCGATGCTCCTTGCCGTCTCCTTATTCCCAGCTAGAACGGACATAATGTTGCCCTTGTACAAGTTTAGTCACCAATATTAGGGAGATCAGTGAGTCTGATATTATGAGGTTAACCATTGCGGGGATTATTCTAATCTTTGCCGGATTCATTTTGCTCTTTGCAAGCGCATTTTCGTCTACTCAACCGTCAAATACCACTGTGGGTGGCATTGTTCTGATAGGCCCTGTTCCCATAATATTTGGAAAAGGTTATTCAAGCGAGCTTGTCCCACTAATGATAATAGGTGTGATCTTCACTATTATCGCTATTATATTCTTCTTTGGATCCATTCTCCTGTTCAGAAGGCCAAGGAGCGAAACTTAATTACAAGAAATCTCGATACCATCTCTCTTTACATAGACGGCTTACAAGGTCGCCCTTCTATCAAGTACGTACTTATAGAAAAGCTTATATAGTAGTGAAAGTAAAATTTATAAATGCTTTTGTCTCGGTTCAGGTTTTCCACATGGTGAACCTCATGAGTAAGGAAAATTCATCTGATACTCAATGCCCCCCTGATAAAATAATTTTCGACGCTGACAGGGGGGAGTACATATGCTCTGAAACTGGTGAAGTTATAGAGGAAAGGATAGTAGACCAAGGTCCAGAGTGGAGAGCCTTCACTCCGGAGGAAAAGGAGAAAAGGAGCAGGGTTGGTGGACCCCTCAATCAGACCATACATGATCGCGGGTTGTCCACACTGATTGACTGGAAGGATAAGGATGCCATAGGAAGAAACCTTGACCCAAAGAGGAGATTGGAAGTACTGAGATGGAGAAAGTGGCAGATTAGGGCCAGGATTCAGAGTTCCATAGATAGGAACCTCGCCCAAGCCATGAATGAGCTGGAAAGGATTGGCAACCTGCTAGGTCTTCCAAAATCCGTAAAGGATGAGGGCGCTCTCATTTACAGGAAGGCAGTTGAGAAGGGTCTAGTCAGAGGAAGATCAATAGAGAGCGTCGTAGCTGCGGCAATCTACGCTTCCTGTAGACGTATGAAAATTGCTAGAACTTTGGATGAAATAGCGCAATACACAAAGGCAAACAGAAAGGAAGTGGCCAGGTGTTATAGGCTTCTATTGAGGGAACTTAACGTTGATGTTCCAGTTAGTGATCCAAAGGACTACGTTACCAGAATAGGATCCTTACTTGGGCTCAGCGGAGCATCCATGAAGCTTGCCGCAGAGATATTGGAGAAGGCCAAGAATGTTGGGTTAACAGCTGGAAAAGATCCAGCAGGACTGGCTGCAGCTGCAATTTACATTGCTGCACTCCTCAACGAGGAGAGAAGAACCCAGAAAGAGATAGCTCAGGTCGCTGGAGTAACCGAAGTGACTGTCAGAAACAGATACAAAGAACTTATCCAAGAGCTAAAGATTGAAATACAAAATCAATAATTCTTTTTTCTTTCTTATTGTTTAGTAGCTTATTCTATTACCATTATGTTAGACTCTGGGAAACCTAACTTTACCAGAAGATCTCTCGCCCTTTCCCTATGATCTCCTTGTATCTCTATGCGTCCATTTTTGACAGTACCTCCTGCAGCCAGTTTAGACTTAAGTTCAGAAGCGATTTTCTTCAGATCAGCATCGTCCCCTAAACCCTCTATAACAGTTACCTCTTTTCCATACCTTCTCTTTTCCAGTTTTATCTTAATAAACTGTTCTTCTTTATTTAACTGCTCACATACTTCCGGTGGAAGTCCTCCACACAAATTGTCTGCCATTTTGTAACTTCATATTATGAAAGGGCCTTTTTAGGCTTTTCTATCGAGGATAAGATTTAAAACGCCGTAGTAAAATCTGAACTGGACTGAAATGGGAGATCTGTTTAGATGTGGTAAATGTTGGAAAACCTTCGATAGCGATAAGCTCAGAGTACTACCTGGAGTAAGGTGCCCCTATTGCGGATATAACATTATTTACATGATTAGGAAGCCAACTATCAAGGCAGTTAAGGCAATTTAGTTTTCAATTTTGCAGCAGTCTCTAGTATTAATTTTGCTCCAAGTACTGAGGTTATTTCAGACGGGTCGTAAGAAGGGGATACCTCAACTACGTCAAATCCCACTACCCTTCTGTCCACTACAAGGTTCATTATGTCCAAGACCGTCGATGGATCAAGACCCTCGGGTTCAGGCGTCGCAACTCCTGGTGCATAGGCGGGATCTATTGCATCCATATCATACGTAATATATATCCTGTTACAGGGCTTAAGGAAGTTTATAGCTCTCATTGCAACTTCCCTGGGACCTAGTAGCTTTACCTCGTGTGACGTTATGAAGGGAACGTTACTGGCCTTAGCATACTCTATTTCATCTCTTCCCATAGCTCTATTTCCTATTTCCATTATTTTTACGCCTCTTTCGCTCAACCTTCTTTGGACGCATGCATGATCGTACTTGTATCCCATATACTCGTCCCTAAGATCTAGGTGAGCGTCGAAACTGAGCACGCAATCGGCTCTAGCTCCAATAACAGTCCCTACAGTGACCGTATGCTCACCACCTATGGATACAACGATCTTACCTTGATCAGAAATGTAGCTCACTACCTGAGATATTCTCTCCACATTTTCCTCGACGTCCGATGGATGCAATATCACGTCGCCATAGTCTTGGAATCCTATCTCTGACATATCCACGCCAGACCTTATGGAAAGAAACTCAATGAATTGAGACACATGCCTTATTTTCTGTGGTGCGAATCTGCTCCCTGGCCTAAAACTGCTGGTTATATCCATGGGAATTCCCAGGATAGCGAATGGGGAGTTAGCCTTGAAGACACCAAATTTTTGCACAGTCTCGTTTAAATATAGCAACCTTGGGTCGGACATAACTAAAGGATAACTAAGGAAGTTTATAAGCTCGGCTTTATGAAAAGGTCCCATGCCAGAGTCTGACAAAGTGATCGAGTTAGCGAAGAGGAGAGGGATATTCTGGCCCTCCTATGAGATATATGGTGGAGTAGCTGGGTTGTATGATATAGGACCTGTTGGTGCAAGAATTAAGAACAAAATAATTAATACTTGGAGGAAAATATTTGTTGAAGAGAACAGCGAATTTGTTGTAGAAATTGAAACTCCCATGATAACTCCATCTAAAGTGCTTGAGGCCAGCGGACATGTGGAGAACTTCACTGACCCCATAGTGGAGTGTACTAAGTGTCACAAAATATACAGGGCCGACCATTTGGTGGAGGAAATGTTAAAGATCAATGTGGAGAGACTTAAACCATCTGAGCTGACTTCCCTCATATCTGAGAAGGGACTTAAGTGTCCATCATGCGGAGGCGATTTAGGAGAAGTTAGAAGTTTCAATCTTCTCTTTGCGACCAACATAGGTCCCTACTCTGGTACGACCGGATATCTAAGGCCAGAGACAGCTCAGGGCATGTTTACCTCCTTTAAGAGGGTTTATGAGGCTACGAGGCAGAGGTTACCCCTTGGGATAGCCCAAGTGGGAAGGGTAGCTAGGAACGAGATCTCCCCGAGGCAAGGTTTAGTTAGAATGAGGGAGTTTACCATCATGGAGGTGGAATTTTTCATTGACCCCGATGACAGGAATGTTCCCTGGTTAGATAGATACTACAATGAGGAGTTTAGAGTTCTATTTGGGGATGCTAAGGTAAAGGGTCTGAAACCGGCTACGATGAAGGTAAAGGAAATGATTGAGGAGGGTCTGCTCGTAAATCCGTGGATGGGCTTTTGGATGGCATCAGCGTCCAGGTTTGTCCAGGCACTGGGTATATCTAAGGATAGTTTCTATTTCGAAGAGAAATTACCTGAGGAAAGGGCTCACTACTCATCGCAAACCTTTGATCAGATAGTCGAGATCATGGGGGAGAAGGTGGAAATATCGGGGCATGCGTACAGGGGAAACTATGACCTGAGCAGGCACTCAAAGTTCAGTAACGAAGATCTAACTGTTTTCAAGAAGTTCGATCAACCTAGGACAGTGGTAAAGAAGACCGTCATAGTGAACAGGGATAGGTTCAAGGATAATCCAGAACTTCAGAAGGAAGTCATGATGCTGGTGTCTGGAAAATCGCCAGAGCAAGTTGAGGAGTTGCTAAATAAACAGGTCCAGGTTGCTGGAAGACCGCTGTCTGAGTTTGTCCGGATTATGAACAGGGAAGAGAAGGAACACGGAATTAAGTTCTACCCACATGTGGTTGAACCGTCATTTGGGGTAGAAAGATGTCTCTACCTAAGCGTGCTTTCAGCTTACAGAGAGAAGAAGGATCGAGTGGTATTGGCCTTACCTAAGGATTTAGCTCCCTATCAAGTCGCAGTATTTCCGCTTTTAGAGAGGGATGAACTCATAAAGAAGGCTAGGGAGATATATAATCTCCTTTCCGGGAAGTATGAGGTCCTATTTGATGACGCAGGAAGCATAGGAAAGAGATATGCAAGAGTGGATGAGATTGGTGTACCATACGCAGTCACGGTTGACCCACAGACATTGTCTGATGATTCTGTGACCATTAGGGACAGGGACTCTTGGAGCCAAATTAGAATCAAAACATCCGATCTGGAATCTGTTATGGACAAGTTATTTAGTGGGCAAGATTTTAGTATGTTAACAGGAGAGGCGAAAAGATGAATCCGGAGAATTCGGAGGAAGAGAAGAAACCGGACATTAAGTCCCTAGTCAATATAATTCCTCCGGCTTCAGCCCTAAGGGGTAGAGAAAAGGAAACTATCAAAGAGAAGAGGGTCAAGGTCAGGAAAAGACCTGAGGTGAAAAGTGGTACTGTTCTTGTGTCCTCAAAGCTTGTCAAGGACATGGGGATAAAGGGGGAAGTAGAGATATCAGTGAAGGGAAAGAGAGCTAGGTTCAAGGCACTCACGCAGGACAGTCTGCCCGAGATCGAGATATGGGCTAGTCCAGAGGACATGTTGAAATTGGGAATCGAGGATAATAGCACAGTGACCATGAGGTCTGTATAATGGATGGAGAGCAGAAAATTAGGGATGTACTGGTTAAGTTCGAAGAGA from Metallosphaera sedula DSM 5348 harbors:
- the glyS gene encoding glycine--tRNA ligase, which codes for MPESDKVIELAKRRGIFWPSYEIYGGVAGLYDIGPVGARIKNKIINTWRKIFVEENSEFVVEIETPMITPSKVLEASGHVENFTDPIVECTKCHKIYRADHLVEEMLKINVERLKPSELTSLISEKGLKCPSCGGDLGEVRSFNLLFATNIGPYSGTTGYLRPETAQGMFTSFKRVYEATRQRLPLGIAQVGRVARNEISPRQGLVRMREFTIMEVEFFIDPDDRNVPWLDRYYNEEFRVLFGDAKVKGLKPATMKVKEMIEEGLLVNPWMGFWMASASRFVQALGISKDSFYFEEKLPEERAHYSSQTFDQIVEIMGEKVEISGHAYRGNYDLSRHSKFSNEDLTVFKKFDQPRTVVKKTVIVNRDRFKDNPELQKEVMMLVSGKSPEQVEELLNKQVQVAGRPLSEFVRIMNREEKEHGIKFYPHVVEPSFGVERCLYLSVLSAYREKKDRVVLALPKDLAPYQVAVFPLLERDELIKKAREIYNLLSGKYEVLFDDAGSIGKRYARVDEIGVPYAVTVDPQTLSDDSVTIRDRDSWSQIRIKTSDLESVMDKLFSGQDFSMLTGEAKR
- a CDS encoding transcription initiation factor IIB, translating into MSKENSSDTQCPPDKIIFDADRGEYICSETGEVIEERIVDQGPEWRAFTPEEKEKRSRVGGPLNQTIHDRGLSTLIDWKDKDAIGRNLDPKRRLEVLRWRKWQIRARIQSSIDRNLAQAMNELERIGNLLGLPKSVKDEGALIYRKAVEKGLVRGRSIESVVAAAIYASCRRMKIARTLDEIAQYTKANRKEVARCYRLLLRELNVDVPVSDPKDYVTRIGSLLGLSGASMKLAAEILEKAKNVGLTAGKDPAGLAAAAIYIAALLNEERRTQKEIAQVAGVTEVTVRNRYKELIQELKIEIQNQ
- the yciH gene encoding translation initiation factor, with product MADNLCGGLPPEVCEQLNKEEQFIKIKLEKRRYGKEVTVIEGLGDDADLKKIASELKSKLAAGGTVKNGRIEIQGDHRERARDLLVKLGFPESNIMVIE
- a CDS encoding DNA-directed RNA polymerase subunit P — its product is MGDLFRCGKCWKTFDSDKLRVLPGVRCPYCGYNIIYMIRKPTIKAVKAI
- the speB gene encoding agmatinase, producing MSDPRLLYLNETVQKFGVFKANSPFAILGIPMDITSSFRPGSRFAPQKIRHVSQFIEFLSIRSGVDMSEIGFQDYGDVILHPSDVEENVERISQVVSYISDQGKIVVSIGGEHTVTVGTVIGARADCVLSFDAHLDLRDEYMGYKYDHACVQRRLSERGVKIMEIGNRAMGRDEIEYAKASNVPFITSHEVKLLGPREVAMRAINFLKPCNRIYITYDMDAIDPAYAPGVATPEPEGLDPSTVLDIMNLVVDRRVVGFDVVEVSPSYDPSEITSVLGAKLILETAAKLKTKLP